ATTGAACTAATTTTCAAGGTTTGCTTAGAAGGTAAGTTTATTCAACCGCAGTATGCGCTTAAATATGTCAATCAAATTAGTGTGGGGATAGACTTTACCGCAAGGGATGTACAAGAGGAATGTAAGAAAAAAGGGCTACCTTGGACAAAAGCAAAGTGCTTTAATGGCAGTGCAGCTGTGGGCGATTTTATCCCTTTGTCCGATGTTCCTGACTTAAAAAATATCACTTTTGAACTCTATCAGAATGGTGAATTAAAACAAAAAGGCAATTCTGCATATATGCTTTTTGATGTGCCAACTATTATCAGCTACATTTCCACTATTATGACCTTAAAAAAGGGCGATATTATTTTTACAGGTACCCCTGCGGGAGTAGGTAAAACTCTGCCGGGTGATGTCCTAACAG
This window of the Bacteroidia bacterium genome carries:
- a CDS encoding fumarylacetoacetate hydrolase family protein, whose translation is MKFICVGRNYAEHIRELNNPLPAEPVIFIKPDTALLQNKGTLYLPDYSQEIHYEIELIFKVCLEGKFIQPQYALKYVNQISVGIDFTARDVQEECKKKGLPWTKAKCFNGSAAVGDFIPLSDVPDLKNITFELYQNGELKQKGNSAYMLFDVPTIISYISTIMTLKKGDIIFTGTPAGVGKTLPGDVLTGYLSGKKLLEIHVA